The following coding sequences are from one Merismopedia glauca CCAP 1448/3 window:
- a CDS encoding hybrid sensor histidine kinase/response regulator: MKIDTDIRDQAYVFFIQEAPELLQLIESELLTLSAERTPAKVHNMMRAAHSIKGGAASVGLETLKTIAHSLEDVFKALFNEELQIDNQLESLLLQAYDCLRLPLMEQISTGQFNVEQAMAAAEPVFSQLEEILGDLIGSNQLPTSVELGVDIAASIFEIDVYQGIERLKEVLAHPEHNLVAGELRAQSEVFIGISELLSLPGFTEIAQTAIAALDAHPNQAIAITQVAVANFETARQAVLDGDREQGGSVAPELRQLAEPDAFPPQKVPEGFLDLESEPSAFDFGDIFTPLESIENLESIDELNLEGVFDFIEPEADLILPPDEITELEMGNRHEMPANSPSLDDIFGDWNTSSTVAATTEVPELESSPSYLSVTAPQIYHATPVDISTVIKSVETSFEEFPTLQETSAIAQTPVEIIPQSQTQLVNQEIKLETSTVAQPAPASLFVKVDLDRVERLNNLVGELAINRNSLSLQNEQLQATLRELNRRFSKFRQMTSRLRDLSDQMIVSPERHHSGQPPSGLSNHPQNSSIDSNAPSWLGNFDSLEMDSYGELHNLLQDTLEEMVQLEEVVGDVTLISGQSSETLEGQRRMVSNLREDLMWARMMPIGEVLNRFPRLMRDLSNSYQKPVDLKLLGTGVLVDKAAIEKLNYPLMHLLRNAFDHGIEQAEVRRQQNKPERGQVEIRAYHRGSNTIIEIRDDGKGIDFERLRAKAIELEWITAEQASLVSSSQLLEFLFQPGFSTASQVSELSGRGVGLDVVRSELRSVKGTVSVTSELGKGTTFTLKVPLTLNIAKLLVCSVGTTIYAIPSDSIEEIIIPQPQQIKRSGHQRFLHWRNQIVPAYHTSDLISYSCRLPESLPHQSIMGSVPTPEEWAPPMLLIRVDRHLIAIEVDRLVLEQELVIKPLGSAIAPPGYIYGCSIMGDGSLVPVIDVSNLVLQVLDRGQANPIAIRATPQPSISTPTLSEASPQNNSNLVLVVDDSITLRQTLALTLQKANYRVLQARDGREALEQLQKNAQIRLVICDIEMPNMNGFEFLSQRRQDPNISKIPVVMLTSRSSDKHKKLAMHLGAKDYFTKPYIEQEFLGVIQKLITETSTLSLA, from the coding sequence ATGAAAATCGACACTGATATTCGCGACCAAGCCTACGTCTTCTTCATCCAAGAAGCCCCGGAGCTTTTGCAACTAATTGAGTCAGAGTTACTGACTTTATCAGCAGAACGCACCCCAGCTAAGGTTCATAACATGATGCGAGCGGCTCACTCCATTAAAGGCGGGGCTGCCAGTGTCGGACTAGAAACCCTAAAGACTATAGCACATAGTTTAGAAGACGTATTTAAAGCCTTATTTAATGAAGAACTACAGATAGATAATCAATTAGAAAGTCTGCTGCTTCAAGCATATGACTGTCTGCGCTTGCCTTTGATGGAACAGATTAGTACTGGACAATTCAATGTCGAGCAAGCAATGGCGGCGGCTGAACCTGTATTTAGTCAATTAGAGGAGATCTTAGGGGATTTAATCGGTTCTAATCAACTTCCTACTTCGGTGGAATTAGGGGTAGATATCGCGGCTTCAATTTTTGAAATTGATGTATATCAAGGAATTGAGCGTTTAAAAGAGGTGTTAGCCCATCCCGAACACAATCTGGTAGCTGGTGAACTGCGCGCCCAATCAGAGGTGTTTATCGGCATTTCAGAACTCCTCAGCCTACCAGGATTTACCGAAATTGCCCAAACGGCGATCGCCGCCCTAGATGCTCATCCAAACCAAGCTATAGCCATTACTCAAGTAGCAGTAGCTAACTTTGAAACCGCTAGACAAGCAGTTTTAGACGGAGATCGAGAGCAAGGAGGAAGTGTTGCTCCAGAATTACGGCAACTAGCTGAACCAGACGCTTTTCCACCTCAAAAAGTGCCGGAAGGTTTTCTAGATCTAGAATCAGAACCCTCTGCTTTCGATTTTGGCGATATCTTCACACCTTTAGAATCAATTGAGAATTTAGAGTCAATTGACGAGCTAAACCTAGAAGGTGTATTTGATTTTATCGAACCAGAAGCAGATTTAATTTTGCCACCCGATGAAATCACTGAACTGGAAATGGGTAATCGCCATGAGATGCCCGCCAACTCTCCTTCTTTAGATGATATTTTTGGAGATTGGAACACTAGTAGCACCGTAGCAGCTACCACTGAAGTTCCAGAACTAGAGTCGTCGCCCTCGTATTTGAGCGTAACTGCTCCCCAAATTTACCATGCAACTCCAGTAGATATCTCCACTGTCATTAAGTCGGTAGAAACATCTTTTGAGGAATTTCCTACCCTCCAAGAGACTTCAGCGATCGCTCAGACACCTGTAGAGATTATCCCTCAGTCTCAAACTCAACTAGTTAATCAAGAAATTAAGCTAGAAACGAGTACAGTAGCTCAACCAGCCCCAGCTTCCCTATTTGTCAAAGTAGATTTAGATCGGGTTGAGCGGCTGAATAATTTGGTGGGTGAGCTAGCTATTAATCGTAATAGTCTCTCTTTACAGAACGAGCAACTCCAAGCCACCTTAAGGGAATTAAATCGCCGTTTTAGTAAATTTAGACAAATGACTAGTCGGCTTCGGGATCTTTCCGACCAAATGATAGTGTCTCCAGAACGCCACCATTCGGGTCAACCACCATCGGGTTTGTCAAATCATCCCCAAAATTCTAGCATTGACTCAAATGCCCCCAGTTGGTTAGGCAATTTCGACTCTTTGGAAATGGATAGCTACGGCGAACTCCATAATTTACTGCAAGACACTCTTGAAGAGATGGTGCAGTTAGAAGAAGTAGTTGGAGATGTGACCTTGATTTCTGGACAATCTAGCGAAACCCTAGAAGGTCAACGGCGGATGGTGTCTAACTTGCGAGAGGACTTGATGTGGGCAAGAATGATGCCGATTGGAGAAGTTCTCAATCGCTTCCCCAGATTGATGCGCGATCTCTCTAACTCCTATCAAAAGCCAGTAGATCTCAAGTTATTGGGAACTGGTGTTTTGGTGGATAAAGCCGCTATTGAAAAGCTGAATTATCCCTTAATGCACTTATTACGCAACGCTTTTGACCACGGAATTGAACAAGCAGAGGTACGCCGACAGCAAAATAAACCCGAACGGGGTCAAGTTGAAATCAGAGCCTACCATAGAGGTAGCAATACGATTATTGAGATTCGAGACGACGGTAAAGGGATAGACTTTGAAAGACTCAGAGCTAAGGCGATTGAACTAGAATGGATCACTGCCGAACAAGCATCTTTAGTTAGTAGCAGTCAATTACTCGAATTTCTGTTCCAACCAGGATTTTCTACCGCTTCCCAGGTGAGCGAACTTTCGGGTCGAGGAGTGGGTTTAGATGTGGTGCGTTCTGAGTTACGCTCGGTTAAAGGTACAGTTTCCGTCACCTCGGAATTAGGAAAAGGAACAACTTTCACGTTGAAGGTTCCCCTAACTTTAAATATTGCCAAATTACTGGTTTGTTCGGTAGGAACCACAATTTATGCCATTCCTTCTGACAGTATCGAAGAAATTATTATCCCTCAACCTCAGCAAATCAAACGTTCTGGACACCAAAGATTCTTACATTGGCGCAACCAAATTGTTCCGGCTTATCATACCTCCGATCTGATTAGCTATAGTTGTCGTTTACCAGAATCCCTGCCCCACCAATCTATCATGGGTTCCGTTCCCACTCCCGAAGAATGGGCACCTCCCATGTTGTTAATTCGAGTCGATCGCCACCTAATTGCGATTGAAGTAGATCGCCTAGTCTTAGAGCAAGAGTTGGTGATTAAACCTTTAGGTTCAGCGATCGCTCCTCCTGGCTACATTTACGGCTGCTCAATTATGGGTGATGGTAGTCTAGTTCCCGTGATTGATGTCAGTAACTTAGTGCTACAAGTGCTAGATCGAGGTCAAGCTAATCCTATTGCCATCAGAGCTACACCTCAACCTTCGATCTCTACTCCGACTTTATCGGAAGCTAGCCCTCAAAATAATTCAAATTTGGTTTTAGTAGTGGATGACTCGATTACTCTGAGACAAACTCTGGCTTTAACTTTGCAAAAAGCTAATTATCGAGTTTTACAAGCTAGAGATGGTCGAGAAGCCTTGGAACAGTTGCAGAAAAATGCTCAGATTCGGTTGGTAATTTGTGATATAGAAATGCCTAACATGAATGGTTTTGAGTTTCTCAGCCAACGCCGTCAAGATCCTAATATCTCCAAGATTCCGGTGGTGATGTTGACTTCTCGCAGCAGCGACAAGCATAAAAAATTAGCCATGCATTTAGGTGCTAAAGACTATTTCACTAAGCCTTATATCGAACAAGAATTCTTAGGTGTCATTCAAAAGTTAATTACAGAAACTTCAACCCTTTCTTTGGCGTAA
- a CDS encoding chemotaxis protein CheW gives MNSALTNFQFPLPNLSQKNTFQQNLKVIVFAIGSLNCGINIFSIYKVVNSTRLYGDDNNWVSMMHIGDREVTILDLRRRLFPHEPVEFPSGQIYVIILQNSQGDLYGIPVSGIPSLMDIAVEQVRVLPESFRQANALGIASHVAIVPQSSESLTLFLLDVEFILDLEQLLSA, from the coding sequence ATGAATAGCGCTTTAACTAATTTCCAGTTTCCTTTACCAAATCTCTCTCAGAAAAACACTTTCCAGCAAAACCTGAAAGTAATCGTTTTTGCCATTGGGAGTCTTAATTGTGGGATTAATATCTTCTCAATCTACAAAGTAGTCAACTCGACTCGACTTTATGGAGATGATAATAATTGGGTCAGTATGATGCACATAGGCGATCGCGAAGTTACAATTTTAGACCTGCGTCGCCGCCTATTTCCCCATGAACCAGTAGAATTCCCCTCCGGTCAAATCTATGTCATCATTTTACAAAACTCTCAAGGAGACTTATATGGAATTCCAGTTAGTGGGATTCCCAGCTTGATGGATATTGCTGTAGAGCAAGTTCGAGTTTTACCAGAATCATTTCGTCAAGCTAATGCTTTGGGAATCGCCAGTCACGTTGCTATTGTTCCTCAGTCTTCAGAATCTTTGACTTTGTTTCTCCTTGATGTTGAGTTTATCCTCGATTTAGAGCAACTTTTGAGCGCTTAG
- a CDS encoding FHA domain-containing protein, with product MSSTYELVLEWVEAGQSKRVTFAENQRTRNPGTFRLGRDPATCDLVLSDTSVSRLQAEIFFDAQQQRFFLRSLNQNNPPVVNGGKLPIGEVFLTQGSTVRLGNVDLTVASVTQRQHLGGTVPTPPPLPPVEVPSQPLPPTEPSANNEELQFAPPPVPTKFRQEVPDPALVEAEAISVNNRKLTSKEGCILWLCVLLVLFISLIALSTK from the coding sequence GTGAGTTCGACCTACGAACTAGTTTTAGAATGGGTAGAGGCAGGACAGTCAAAAAGGGTTACATTTGCCGAAAATCAGCGCACTAGAAACCCTGGTACATTCCGTTTGGGGCGAGATCCAGCGACTTGTGACTTAGTTTTATCAGATACTAGTGTATCGAGATTGCAAGCAGAAATCTTTTTTGATGCTCAACAGCAACGCTTTTTTCTGCGTTCTTTGAATCAGAACAACCCACCAGTCGTAAATGGAGGAAAACTACCGATAGGGGAAGTATTTTTAACTCAAGGTAGCACGGTAAGGCTAGGAAACGTAGATTTGACGGTAGCTAGTGTAACTCAAAGGCAACATTTAGGGGGAACTGTCCCAACTCCACCACCTCTTCCTCCTGTGGAAGTTCCATCCCAACCGCTACCACCAACGGAACCATCGGCAAATAATGAGGAGTTACAGTTTGCACCTCCTCCAGTACCTACTAAGTTTCGTCAGGAAGTGCCAGATCCTGCACTTGTGGAAGCGGAAGCCATATCAGTAAATAACAGGAAATTAACTTCTAAAGAAGGATGTATTTTGTGGTTATGTGTATTATTAGTACTTTTTATAAGCTTAATCGCATTATCCACCAAATAA